The following proteins are co-located in the Megalobrama amblycephala isolate DHTTF-2021 linkage group LG12, ASM1881202v1, whole genome shotgun sequence genome:
- the LOC125280514 gene encoding rhodopsin-like, with protein MNGTEGPNFYVPMSNKTGLVRSPFEEPQYYLAEPWKYSLLAAYMLFLITTSFPVNFLTLYVTVQHKKLRTPLNFILLNLAVADLFMVVGGFTVTLYTALNGYFVLGVTGCNIEGFFATLGGEIALWSLVVLAIERYIVVCKPMTTFRFGEKHAIIGVGFTWVMALTCAMPPLLGWSRYIPEGMQCSCGIDYYTPKPEINNTSFVIYMFILHFSIPLLIIFFCYSRLLCTVRAAAAQQQESETTQRAEREVTRMVVVMVIAFLVCWVPYASVAWYIFANQGAEFGPVAMTIPAFFAKSAALYNPVIYILLNRQFRNCMLTTVCCGKNPFGEEETSMAVSSKTQSSVVSSAQVAPA; from the exons ATGAACGGAACGGAAGGTCCAAACTTCTACGTGCCGATGTCGAACAAGACTGGTTTGGTTCGCAGCCCATTTGAGGAGCCGCAGTACTACTTAGCAGAGCCGTGGAAGTACTCGTTGCTGGCCGCATACATGCTCTTCCTCATCACCACCTCATTCCCCGTCAACTTCCTCACGCTCTATGTCACGGTCCAGCACAAGAAGCTCCGCACACCCCTCAACTTCATCCTACTCAATCTGGCTGTGGCCGACCTGTTCATGGTGGTGGGCGGCTTCACCGTCACGCTCTACACGGCCCTGAACGGGTACTTCGTCCTGGGGGTCACGGGCTGCAACATCGAGGGCTTCTTTGCCACCCTGGGCG GTGAGATCGCGCTGTGGTCTCTGGTGGTCTTGGCTATCGAGCGCTACATTGTGGTGTGTAAGCCGATGACCACATTTCGTTTCGGTGAGAAGCACGCCATCATAGGAGTGGGCTTCACCTGGGTCATGGCTCTCACCTGTGCCATGCCTCCCCTGCTGGGATGGTCCAG gtatATTCCGGAGGGAATGCAGTGCTCCTGTGGAATAGATTACTACACTCCCAAACCTGAAATCAACAACACCTCGTTTGTCATCTACATGTTCATCCTGCATTTCTCCATCCCACTGCTGATCATCTTCTTCTGCTACAGTCGTCTGCTCTGCACTGTCCGCGCA GCTGCTGCTCAGCAGCAGGAATCAGAGACGACCCAGCGGGCCGAGCGGGAAGTGACGCGTATGGTGGTTGTCATGGTGATTGCGTTCCTAGTGTGCTGGGTGCCGTATGCCAGTGTGGCCTGGTACATCTTTGCTAATCAGGGGGCTGAATTTGGTCCTGTCGCTATGACAATACCAGCTTTCTTTGCTAAGAGTGCAGCGCTCTACAACCCGGTCATCTACATCCTACTCAACAGACAG TTCAGGAACTGCATGCTCACTACGGTCTGCTGTGGAAAGAACCCGTTTGGTGAGGAGGAGACCAGCATGGCGGTCTCCAGTAAGACTCAGTCCTCAGTGGTCTCGTCCGCTCAAGTGGCTCCCGCCTGA